The proteins below come from a single Nocardioides eburneiflavus genomic window:
- a CDS encoding GuaB3 family IMP dehydrogenase-related protein: MTEIEIGRAKRGRRAYSFDDIAIVPSRRTRDPEEVSTAWQIDAYRFDIPVLAAPMDSVMSPSTAIALGQMGGLGVLNLEGLWTRYDDPTGLLEEVAGLQGAEATQRMQEIYSEPIKPELITARLKEVRAAGVTVAGSLSPQRTKEHVKAVVDAGVDMFVIRGTTVSAEHVSSQSEPLNLKEFIYELDVPVIVGGCATYQAALHLMRTGAAGVLVGFGGGAAHTTRTVLGVAVPMASAVADVAAARRDYLDESGGRYVHVIADGSIGSSGDIAKAIACGADAVMIGSPLARATEAPGRGFHWGSEATHADLPRGQRVEFAPVGTLEEIMFGPSRTADGTMNLVGALRRAMATTGYTEVKEFQRIEVVVQH, from the coding sequence GTGACCGAGATCGAGATCGGCCGTGCCAAGCGCGGTCGCCGCGCCTACTCCTTCGACGACATCGCGATCGTGCCCTCCCGGCGCACCCGCGACCCCGAGGAGGTCAGCACCGCCTGGCAGATCGACGCCTACCGCTTCGACATCCCGGTCCTGGCCGCGCCGATGGACTCGGTCATGTCGCCGTCGACCGCGATCGCGCTGGGCCAGATGGGCGGCCTCGGGGTGCTGAACCTCGAGGGCCTGTGGACCCGGTACGACGACCCGACCGGACTGCTCGAGGAGGTCGCCGGGCTCCAGGGGGCCGAGGCCACCCAGCGGATGCAGGAGATCTACTCCGAGCCGATCAAGCCCGAGCTGATCACCGCCCGCCTCAAGGAGGTGCGCGCCGCCGGTGTCACGGTCGCCGGATCGCTGTCGCCGCAGCGCACCAAGGAGCACGTGAAGGCCGTCGTCGACGCAGGTGTCGACATGTTCGTCATCCGCGGCACGACCGTCTCCGCCGAGCACGTCAGCAGCCAGTCGGAGCCGCTGAACCTCAAGGAGTTCATCTACGAGCTCGACGTCCCCGTCATCGTGGGTGGCTGCGCGACCTACCAGGCGGCGCTCCACCTCATGCGCACCGGCGCCGCCGGCGTACTCGTCGGCTTCGGCGGCGGGGCCGCGCACACCACCCGTACGGTCCTGGGGGTCGCTGTCCCGATGGCCAGCGCCGTCGCCGACGTCGCCGCCGCCCGCCGTGACTACCTCGACGAGTCCGGTGGGCGCTACGTCCACGTCATCGCCGACGGCTCGATCGGCAGCTCCGGCGACATCGCCAAGGCCATCGCCTGTGGCGCCGACGCCGTCATGATCGGCTCGCCGCTCGCGCGGGCCACCGAGGCGCCGGGCCGCGGCTTCCACTGGGGGAGCGAGGCCACCCACGCCGACCTGCCGCGCGGGCAGCGCGTGGAGTTCGCCCCGGTCGGGACGCTGGAGGAGATCATGTTCGGTCCCTCCCGCACCGCCGACGGCACCATGAACCTCGTCGGCGCCCTGCGTCGCGCGATGGCGACCACGGGCTACACCGAGGTCAAGGAGTTCCAGCGCATCGAGGTCGTCGTCCAGCACTGA
- a CDS encoding succinic semialdehyde dehydrogenase, which yields MSEQTPASGPTTDGPADPEHDSTAAYGLDRAYVSGLTRRVVSTTGETAAVASPIGRTPLAHVPQSSPADVAEAFARARRAQKSWAATSIDERAAALLRLHDLLLDRQDELIDLVVWESGKARKDAYLEVAHLALTARYYARTAHEHLDSVRVGGMFPVLTRAEVNRIPKGVVGIISPWNYPLSMALCDGMPALLAGNAVVSKPDAQTMLTALLAAQLLDEAGFPPELWQVVAGPGPEVGGAIVAHADYVCFTGSTATGRKIAQGCADRLIGCSLELGGKNPMLVLRDADVQRAAEGATRAVFSNAGQLCVSMERLFVADQVYDRFVDAFVSRTQAMTLGASHEWSVDMGSLISQAQLETVTAHVEDAVAKGAHVLTGGRHRPDLGPYVFEPTILEGVSADMECFGTETFGPVVSIYRFHSEDEAVDRANDGQYGLNASIWTRDAARGRAIARRIACGTVNVNEAYGATFGSLGAPMGGMRESGMGRRQGAEGILRYTESQSVATQRLMPIAPMFGMSEETNAKVMTTALRLLNRLGRA from the coding sequence ATGAGTGAGCAGACCCCCGCGTCAGGTCCCACCACCGACGGGCCAGCCGACCCCGAGCACGACAGCACCGCCGCCTACGGCCTCGACCGGGCGTACGTCTCGGGCCTGACGCGGCGCGTGGTCAGCACCACCGGTGAGACGGCCGCCGTGGCCTCGCCCATCGGACGGACCCCGCTCGCGCACGTCCCGCAGTCGAGCCCCGCCGACGTGGCCGAGGCGTTCGCGCGGGCGCGCCGTGCCCAGAAGTCGTGGGCGGCGACCTCGATCGACGAGCGTGCCGCCGCGCTGCTGCGGCTGCACGACCTGCTCCTCGACCGCCAGGACGAGCTGATCGACCTGGTCGTGTGGGAGTCCGGGAAGGCTCGCAAGGACGCCTACCTCGAGGTGGCGCACCTCGCGCTGACCGCGCGCTACTACGCCCGCACCGCCCACGAGCACCTCGACAGCGTGCGCGTCGGCGGCATGTTCCCCGTGCTCACCCGTGCCGAGGTCAACCGGATCCCCAAGGGTGTCGTCGGCATCATCTCGCCCTGGAACTACCCGCTCAGCATGGCCCTGTGCGACGGCATGCCGGCCCTGCTCGCCGGCAATGCCGTCGTGTCCAAGCCCGACGCGCAGACGATGCTGACCGCCCTGCTCGCCGCGCAGCTGCTCGACGAGGCCGGCTTCCCGCCGGAGCTGTGGCAGGTCGTCGCCGGCCCCGGCCCCGAGGTGGGCGGCGCGATCGTCGCCCACGCAGACTACGTCTGCTTCACCGGCTCGACCGCCACCGGCCGGAAGATCGCGCAGGGCTGTGCCGACCGGCTCATCGGCTGCTCGCTCGAGCTCGGCGGCAAGAACCCGATGCTCGTGCTCCGCGACGCCGACGTGCAGCGCGCGGCCGAGGGCGCCACCCGCGCCGTGTTCTCCAACGCCGGGCAGCTGTGCGTCTCGATGGAGCGGCTCTTCGTCGCCGACCAGGTCTACGACCGGTTCGTCGACGCTTTCGTCTCGCGCACGCAGGCGATGACCCTCGGCGCCAGCCACGAGTGGTCGGTCGACATGGGCTCGCTGATCTCCCAGGCGCAGCTCGAGACCGTCACCGCCCACGTCGAGGACGCCGTCGCCAAGGGCGCGCACGTGCTCACCGGTGGCCGGCACCGTCCCGACCTCGGGCCGTACGTCTTCGAGCCGACGATCCTCGAGGGCGTGTCGGCCGACATGGAGTGCTTCGGCACGGAGACCTTCGGCCCGGTGGTCTCGATCTACCGCTTCCACAGCGAGGACGAGGCGGTCGACCGCGCCAACGACGGCCAGTACGGCCTCAACGCCTCGATCTGGACGCGCGACGCCGCCCGCGGACGGGCGATCGCGCGCCGCATCGCGTGCGGCACGGTCAACGTCAACGAGGCCTACGGCGCGACCTTCGGCTCGCTCGGTGCGCCGATGGGCGGCATGCGTGAGTCGGGCATGGGCCGCCGTCAGGGCGCCGAGGGCATCCTGCGCTACACCGAGTCCCAGTCCGTCGCTACGCAGCGGCTGATGCCGATCGCACCGATGTTCGGGATGTCGGAGGAGACCAACGCCAAGGTGATGACCACGGCCCTGCGGCTGCTCAACAGGCTGGGCCGGGCATGA
- a CDS encoding glycerol-3-phosphate dehydrogenase/oxidase, with protein sequence MTLAKALDADQRADALDQLGSGELDVLVVGGGIVGVGAALDAVTRGLKVGLVEQRDLASGTSSRSSKLVHGGLRYLEMLDFALVKEALEERGLLLTRLAPHLVRPVPFLYPLEHAWERPYVGAGVALYDGMAMTGKYDMGVPKHKHVFRKQLARMAPDIRTDKLHGAIRYYDCQVDDARLVMTIARTAANNGAHVATRTKVTGFLREGDPSTGSGQGRVVGATVRDLEGERDIEVRAKVVINAAGVWTDEVQQLIGGQAQLDVDASKGIHLVVPRDRIRSECGFITKTEKSVLFVIPWGQFWIIGTTDTAWDYDLAHPAASKTDIDYLLGHVNRLLKDPLDHRDVIGVWAGLRPLLKPMRKEGEMGETTKLSREHTVANPVPGLVLVAGGKLTTYRVMAKDAVDHAIRDFGVTPASITDRVPLMGAWGHEARTNQRVALSRSSGLDVGVIDHLLGRYGGLVDEVLDLIHQRPELGEPLAGAEHYLRAEVLYAATHEGARHLDDVLARRTRVSIETFDRGISAARPAAELMAEALGWDEAQVADEVDHYLRRVEAERQSQLMPTDQEADEARVKAPEIV encoded by the coding sequence ATGACGCTCGCCAAGGCCCTCGACGCCGACCAGCGCGCTGACGCGCTCGACCAGCTCGGGTCGGGTGAGCTCGACGTCCTCGTGGTCGGCGGCGGCATCGTGGGGGTGGGTGCCGCGCTCGACGCCGTGACCCGCGGCCTCAAGGTGGGCCTGGTCGAGCAGCGCGACCTCGCCTCCGGCACGTCCTCGCGCTCGTCCAAGCTGGTGCACGGCGGCCTGCGCTACCTCGAGATGCTCGACTTCGCGCTGGTCAAGGAGGCCCTCGAGGAGCGCGGCCTGCTGCTCACCCGGCTCGCGCCCCACCTCGTACGCCCGGTGCCGTTCCTCTACCCGCTCGAGCACGCGTGGGAGCGGCCCTACGTCGGCGCGGGCGTCGCGCTCTACGACGGCATGGCGATGACCGGCAAGTACGACATGGGCGTGCCGAAGCACAAGCACGTCTTCCGCAAGCAGCTCGCCCGGATGGCGCCCGACATCAGGACCGACAAGCTGCACGGCGCGATCCGCTACTACGACTGCCAGGTCGACGACGCCCGGCTGGTGATGACCATCGCCCGCACCGCCGCCAACAACGGCGCCCACGTCGCGACCCGCACGAAGGTGACCGGGTTCCTGCGCGAGGGTGACCCTTCGACAGGCTCAGGACAGGGCCGCGTCGTCGGCGCCACGGTCCGCGACCTGGAGGGCGAGCGTGACATCGAGGTCCGAGCCAAGGTCGTCATCAACGCCGCCGGGGTGTGGACCGACGAGGTCCAGCAGCTCATCGGCGGACAGGCGCAGCTCGACGTCGACGCGAGCAAGGGCATCCACCTCGTCGTGCCACGCGACCGGATCCGCTCCGAGTGCGGCTTCATCACCAAGACCGAGAAGTCGGTGCTCTTCGTGATCCCGTGGGGCCAGTTCTGGATCATCGGCACGACCGACACCGCCTGGGACTACGACCTCGCGCACCCGGCGGCCAGCAAGACCGACATCGACTACCTGCTCGGCCACGTCAACCGGCTCCTCAAGGACCCGCTCGACCACCGCGACGTCATCGGCGTGTGGGCCGGGCTGCGCCCGCTGCTCAAGCCGATGCGCAAGGAGGGCGAGATGGGGGAGACCACCAAGCTCTCCCGCGAGCACACCGTCGCCAACCCTGTCCCCGGCCTGGTGCTGGTCGCCGGCGGCAAGCTGACGACCTACCGCGTCATGGCCAAGGACGCCGTCGACCACGCCATCCGCGACTTCGGCGTGACCCCCGCCTCGATCACCGACCGGGTGCCGCTGATGGGGGCGTGGGGCCACGAGGCTCGCACCAACCAGCGCGTCGCGCTCAGCAGGTCCTCGGGGCTCGACGTCGGCGTCATCGACCACCTGCTCGGCCGCTACGGCGGGCTCGTCGACGAGGTGCTCGACCTCATCCACCAGCGACCCGAGCTCGGTGAGCCGCTCGCCGGCGCGGAGCACTACCTGCGCGCAGAGGTCCTCTACGCCGCCACCCACGAGGGCGCCCGCCACCTCGACGACGTGCTGGCCCGGCGTACGCGCGTGTCGATCGAGACCTTCGACCGCGGGATCTCGGCCGCCCGCCCCGCCGCCGAGCTGATGGCCGAGGCGCTGGGCTGGGACGAGGCGCAGGTCGCCGACGAGGTCGACCACTACCTGCGCCGCGTCGAGGCCGAGCGGCAGAGCCAGCTCATGCCGACCGACCAGGAGGCCGACGAGGCGCGCGTGAAGGCGCCCGAGATCGTCTGA